A genomic region of Alicyclobacillus sp. SO9 contains the following coding sequences:
- a CDS encoding ClpP family protease, whose protein sequence is MLARLSPHTTSVSLRGDGNVPNGNEPDTQQQSPEAKEDSAIRGIEALGQPQPAKPQSKLYTVSIIGQIEGHVVLPAQNKTTKYEHIIPQLVAVEQNKDIEGLLLILNTLGGDVEAGLAIAEMVASLSKPTVGLVLGGGHSIGVPIAVSTDYTYIAETASMTIHPIRLTGMVIGAPQSFEYMEKMQERVIRFVVGHSRITEHTFRNLMLNTGELARDIGTNIVGIDAVNYGLVNEIGGLNKALAKLQSMVTQTKRQQQMGVGLTQ, encoded by the coding sequence ATGCTTGCGCGATTGTCTCCTCATACTACATCTGTGAGTCTGAGAGGAGATGGGAATGTGCCTAATGGAAATGAACCTGATACACAGCAGCAATCCCCGGAGGCCAAGGAAGATTCCGCGATACGGGGGATTGAAGCTTTGGGGCAACCGCAGCCTGCAAAGCCTCAATCAAAGCTTTATACGGTTTCCATCATTGGTCAGATAGAAGGACATGTGGTGCTGCCGGCTCAGAACAAGACCACTAAATATGAACACATTATTCCCCAACTGGTCGCGGTAGAGCAGAACAAGGACATTGAAGGTCTTCTGCTCATACTGAACACCCTTGGCGGCGACGTTGAGGCTGGGTTGGCCATCGCTGAGATGGTTGCCAGCCTGAGTAAGCCTACAGTGGGACTCGTGCTCGGGGGAGGCCATTCGATTGGCGTTCCGATTGCTGTGAGCACTGACTACACGTATATCGCTGAGACGGCCTCTATGACAATTCACCCGATTAGACTGACCGGAATGGTCATTGGAGCGCCTCAGTCTTTTGAATACATGGAAAAGATGCAGGAGCGTGTGATTCGTTTCGTCGTCGGCCACTCACGGATTACGGAGCACACATTTCGCAATTTAATGTTGAACACCGGTGAACTTGCACGTGATATTGGGACGAATATTGTGGGGATAGATGCAGTCAACTACGGGCTCGTGAATGAAATTGGCGGCCTAAACAAAGCGTTAGCTAAACTTCAGTCAATGGTGACACAGACAAAGCGTCAGCAGCAGATGGGAGTGGGGCTCACACAATGA
- a CDS encoding YlzJ-like family protein, whose protein sequence is MTLFWSLRSFEQVMEGCDKDYELEELNVGSAIMLIENVGGQRRISRLISPDANDYLNPDWQPGTILGERAKNK, encoded by the coding sequence ATGACACTGTTTTGGAGTCTTAGGTCTTTTGAACAGGTGATGGAAGGCTGTGACAAGGATTACGAACTTGAGGAACTGAACGTGGGGTCAGCTATTATGCTGATTGAAAATGTGGGAGGCCAGAGGCGGATTTCTCGGCTGATCAGCCCCGATGCAAATGACTACTTAAACCCCGACTGGCAGCCTGGAACTATACTCGGTGAGCGGGCTAAAAACAAGTAG
- a CDS encoding DNA translocase FtsK yields the protein MGKKQHKQHVLRYELTGLGLLALAALALGRLGIVGRSIDVAFIYLTGSWSFLVPLFIGYAAVYIMIQRSAFPWNSRHMGLLILFLSLLTYLEMWFFQQVLPYYQGNPPLFHVTLTAVKNMGVAVLHPAKAPPGSVSGAGGGLVGYALFSVFYKLFGGPGAHLLGVKVMLVFVVIIGAALLTQQSLVAGIQRGTSWMEKRLDSLWTGSKQYIDVLFGAGDSGRKDKKSEGKKSAKKRSAPDRGRDKSAGLVLDAEWSESHHSEVETPVVRDFAAGAGDTSGVEEQTSSDAPDAAKGHLQQVGNQLTMKFPDAPSSRPKDAPVKSAKKATEEGPIEPYTVGVPVRDENYRLPSVRMLSVPKGGRSGFDHKSAQENARKLEQTLESFGVKAKVLEISRGPTVTRYELQPAIGVKVSRVVNLTDDIALALAAQDIRVEAPVPGKSVIGIEVPNAEVSVVTLREVLESPEFTNGQSKLSLALGRDISGAAIVGDLQKMPHLLVAGATGSGKSVCINGIITAVLMKAKPHEVKFLMIDPKMVELSVYNGIPHLLAPVVTDPRKAAFALKKVIQEMESRYRSFAERGARDIERYNQMLRSDGLDELPYIVVIVDELADLMMVAPGDVEDAICRIAQMARAAGIHLIVATQRPSVDVITGVIKANIPSRIAFSVSSMADSRTILDSGGAEKLLGRGDMLYVPVGASKPTRVQGAFISEDEIERLVDYVKTQQDAVYTVDLNHVGETQEESAAAELDPLFSDAVDLVIDNGQASVSMIQRRFRVGYARAARIVDQMELQGMVGHFEGSKPREVLVAKEQWEQIKQGHPGDGPVSE from the coding sequence ATGGGAAAGAAGCAACACAAGCAACATGTACTTCGGTATGAATTAACTGGGCTGGGATTGCTTGCTCTCGCAGCTTTGGCTTTAGGTCGCCTAGGAATTGTCGGACGGTCTATTGATGTAGCGTTCATTTACCTGACAGGAAGCTGGAGTTTTCTTGTCCCGCTGTTTATTGGGTACGCTGCAGTTTACATCATGATACAGCGCAGTGCATTTCCGTGGAACAGTCGACATATGGGACTCTTGATTTTATTTCTGAGTTTGCTGACCTATCTTGAAATGTGGTTTTTTCAACAGGTGCTGCCGTATTATCAAGGGAATCCGCCCTTGTTTCACGTCACACTGACGGCGGTCAAAAACATGGGCGTAGCAGTCTTACATCCCGCCAAGGCGCCCCCGGGCAGTGTATCCGGTGCAGGCGGGGGGCTCGTCGGGTATGCGTTGTTCAGCGTATTCTACAAGCTGTTCGGCGGACCTGGAGCACACCTGTTAGGTGTGAAGGTGATGCTGGTATTTGTTGTGATTATCGGAGCTGCACTTCTGACTCAACAGTCCCTGGTTGCCGGTATTCAAAGAGGCACCAGTTGGATGGAAAAGCGGCTGGACAGTCTATGGACTGGCAGTAAGCAGTACATAGATGTGTTGTTTGGGGCGGGTGACAGCGGGCGGAAGGATAAAAAAAGCGAAGGGAAGAAAAGCGCCAAGAAACGGTCTGCGCCGGACAGAGGACGGGACAAGTCTGCAGGCCTCGTCTTGGATGCAGAGTGGTCAGAATCCCATCATTCAGAGGTTGAGACGCCGGTGGTGAGAGATTTTGCTGCAGGAGCAGGGGATACGTCCGGTGTAGAAGAGCAAACATCATCGGATGCTCCAGACGCAGCGAAGGGGCATTTGCAGCAGGTAGGAAACCAGTTGACAATGAAGTTTCCGGATGCTCCTTCTTCCCGCCCAAAAGATGCGCCTGTGAAAAGTGCAAAAAAGGCAACAGAAGAAGGGCCGATAGAGCCGTACACAGTAGGAGTTCCTGTGCGAGACGAAAACTACCGGCTGCCGTCCGTCCGGATGCTGAGCGTCCCGAAAGGCGGAAGAAGTGGTTTTGACCATAAAAGCGCTCAGGAGAACGCACGAAAGCTGGAACAAACCCTGGAGAGCTTTGGTGTTAAGGCAAAAGTGCTAGAGATTAGCCGCGGCCCGACTGTAACTCGTTATGAACTGCAACCGGCCATCGGTGTCAAGGTATCCCGCGTCGTTAATTTGACCGACGACATTGCTCTTGCCTTGGCAGCTCAAGACATACGTGTAGAAGCACCGGTGCCTGGGAAATCGGTCATCGGTATTGAAGTGCCGAATGCAGAGGTTTCCGTTGTGACACTGCGCGAGGTGTTGGAGTCACCGGAGTTTACCAATGGGCAAAGTAAGCTGTCTCTTGCCTTGGGGCGCGACATTAGCGGCGCTGCCATTGTTGGGGACCTCCAAAAAATGCCGCACTTGTTGGTGGCAGGGGCAACGGGATCGGGAAAGAGTGTCTGTATCAACGGCATTATTACGGCCGTGCTGATGAAGGCTAAGCCGCATGAAGTGAAGTTCTTGATGATTGACCCGAAAATGGTGGAATTAAGCGTATATAACGGTATCCCTCACTTACTGGCACCCGTGGTAACGGACCCGCGTAAGGCTGCATTTGCATTGAAGAAAGTCATCCAGGAGATGGAATCTCGTTACCGTTCGTTTGCAGAGCGTGGAGCGCGTGACATCGAAAGGTACAACCAAATGCTTCGGTCTGACGGACTCGATGAGCTTCCGTATATCGTTGTAATTGTTGATGAATTGGCAGACTTAATGATGGTGGCACCTGGAGACGTGGAAGACGCGATTTGCCGAATTGCCCAAATGGCAAGAGCGGCTGGAATTCACCTAATTGTGGCGACACAGCGTCCGTCTGTCGATGTAATTACGGGTGTCATCAAGGCAAACATACCTAGCAGAATTGCCTTCTCTGTGTCTTCTATGGCCGACTCGAGGACGATTCTGGACTCGGGCGGTGCAGAAAAACTGTTAGGTCGCGGCGACATGCTCTACGTCCCCGTCGGTGCATCGAAACCTACGCGTGTTCAGGGTGCATTCATTTCAGAGGATGAGATTGAGCGTCTGGTGGACTACGTGAAGACACAGCAAGATGCAGTGTATACAGTTGACTTAAATCACGTGGGAGAAACGCAAGAAGAGAGTGCTGCGGCGGAATTGGACCCGCTCTTTTCTGATGCTGTGGATTTGGTCATTGACAATGGACAAGCTTCCGTGTCCATGATTCAACGCAGGTTCCGAGTAGGGTATGCGCGTGCGGCAAGAATTGTTGACCAAATGGAGTTGCAAGGGATGGTTGGACACTTCGAAGGCAGCAAACCGAGAGAAGTCCTTGTTGCGAAAGAACAGTGGGAACAAATAAAACAGGGACACCCGGGAGACGGTCCTGTGTCAGAATGA
- a CDS encoding DUF3388 domain-containing protein — translation MGREQDTTLPVTDFYFQYRILHNRPGLLGDLASLLGMLGFNIVQLNDLTEESRGFLLQTHVPSSVEALKNIVESLHDVELTALRPPSLRDRMALRHGKFIDRSDTETKTYRFVRDELGVLVDFLGELMKRPGRQIIGLRGQPRVGKTESIVAASVYANKRWTFISSTLLKQTILKDFPHETFDGDQFVYIIDGAVSTLRGGEEHMRLVEQVLSLPAPVVIEHPDIFIRHSHFGWKLFNMLIELRRDPDEPIEYERYERQAINWQE, via the coding sequence ATGGGACGAGAGCAGGACACTACTCTCCCGGTAACGGATTTTTATTTTCAATACCGAATTCTGCATAACCGTCCGGGCTTACTTGGAGATCTGGCATCGCTGCTAGGAATGCTGGGTTTTAATATTGTGCAACTCAACGATTTGACGGAAGAGTCTCGCGGCTTTTTGCTTCAGACTCATGTGCCTTCCAGCGTAGAGGCTCTGAAGAACATTGTCGAGTCGTTGCACGACGTGGAGTTGACCGCTCTGCGGCCGCCGTCCCTGCGCGATAGAATGGCGCTTCGTCACGGGAAGTTTATTGACCGGAGTGATACGGAGACGAAGACGTATCGTTTTGTACGGGATGAATTAGGTGTGCTGGTAGACTTTCTGGGCGAACTCATGAAGCGTCCTGGTCGTCAAATTATCGGATTACGCGGGCAACCGCGGGTAGGGAAAACTGAATCGATTGTCGCCGCAAGCGTTTATGCGAACAAACGCTGGACCTTTATCTCGTCAACATTGCTGAAGCAAACCATTCTCAAGGACTTTCCTCATGAAACATTTGACGGTGATCAATTCGTCTATATTATTGATGGGGCTGTCTCAACACTGCGGGGCGGTGAAGAACATATGCGACTTGTTGAACAAGTGCTGTCACTTCCTGCCCCTGTGGTTATCGAACACCCGGATATTTTTATCCGTCACTCACACTTTGGGTGGAAACTGTTCAATATGTTGATTGAATTGCGAAGAGACCCTGATGAGCCCATTGAATACGAACGCTATGAACGACAAGCGATAAATTGGCAGGAATGA
- a CDS encoding RodZ domain-containing protein: MAEVGQVLRRKREELGLSLDDIQTKTKIRKRYLEAIETGDWSVLPGDVYARGFVRSYADALGLDGFELLNQLDVQSAAHRHSQETPPEGRTDSDETTGGSSNRESHASQSSTRSPGETKDTELLRNDRKVSVPDEPSAVESGRRERPASPPPRPTRPVNDSLRRTGKPKRGGTGAPVGQIATVVIGLGILGAGWWWLNHHGNSNPANGTGSNHTQVSVPANSAGNGSTQQSGNTAVNNTTTPPPKPVFKVTPQPFDTKTGTQTYIVTTTKGLSVQMQAQPPCWMKIVSQDGKAGNPGGMTVQPKQPKTWTANSVLDIRLGHVHGVSLSVDGKTVQLPSVNHPIYVVFKKSAKA; this comes from the coding sequence ATGGCCGAGGTCGGACAAGTTCTGCGGCGGAAAAGAGAAGAACTTGGGCTGTCACTGGACGACATTCAGACCAAGACAAAAATCCGCAAGCGGTATCTAGAAGCTATCGAGACTGGGGACTGGAGTGTTTTACCTGGTGATGTCTATGCCAGGGGATTTGTTCGTTCGTATGCAGATGCGCTGGGACTTGACGGGTTTGAATTGCTCAATCAGCTCGACGTGCAATCAGCTGCACATAGGCACTCTCAAGAGACCCCACCCGAGGGTCGTACTGACAGCGACGAGACGACGGGCGGCAGTTCAAACAGAGAGTCACATGCTTCTCAGAGTTCAACGAGGAGTCCTGGTGAGACCAAGGATACCGAATTGCTTCGAAACGATCGGAAAGTTTCGGTACCGGACGAGCCCAGTGCGGTGGAGTCGGGGCGGCGTGAAAGACCAGCGTCTCCACCGCCGAGGCCTACTCGGCCAGTAAACGACTCTTTGCGAAGGACGGGTAAGCCGAAGCGAGGCGGTACCGGTGCGCCGGTTGGGCAAATCGCAACAGTTGTCATTGGTCTGGGGATTCTCGGTGCGGGCTGGTGGTGGTTGAACCACCATGGGAACAGCAACCCTGCGAATGGCACCGGAAGCAACCACACCCAGGTTAGTGTCCCGGCAAATAGTGCAGGAAACGGTTCGACACAACAATCAGGCAATACGGCCGTTAATAACACGACAACACCGCCGCCAAAGCCGGTTTTTAAGGTTACGCCGCAACCCTTTGACACCAAGACTGGAACCCAAACCTACATAGTCACTACGACGAAAGGGTTGAGTGTACAGATGCAGGCACAACCTCCCTGCTGGATGAAGATTGTGTCACAGGACGGGAAAGCCGGAAATCCTGGCGGTATGACAGTTCAACCCAAGCAGCCAAAGACCTGGACAGCAAATAGCGTCTTGGATATCAGACTCGGTCACGTGCATGGGGTAAGCTTAAGTGTAGACGGAAAAACGGTACAGTTGCCAAGTGTGAACCATCCCATATATGTTGTGTTTAAAAAGTCCGCCAAGGCTTAA
- a CDS encoding YajQ family cyclic di-GMP-binding protein, giving the protein MPKDASFDVVSELDMQEVDNAVNQTAKEIQNRFDFKGSKSEVKLDDGQIVLVSDDEYKLSALYDVLQSKCVKRGVSLKALKPGKVEPASGGTVRQNVKLQQGIGQDEAKQIVKLIKNTKLKVQASIQGEQVRVSGKSRDDLQSVIQTLKGADLDTPLQFTNYR; this is encoded by the coding sequence ATGCCGAAGGATGCTTCGTTTGATGTGGTCAGTGAATTAGATATGCAGGAGGTGGATAATGCAGTAAATCAAACCGCAAAGGAAATTCAAAATCGGTTTGATTTTAAAGGAAGTAAGAGTGAAGTGAAACTTGACGATGGACAGATTGTGCTCGTATCTGATGACGAGTACAAACTATCTGCGCTTTATGACGTTCTGCAGTCTAAATGCGTTAAAAGAGGCGTTTCCTTAAAAGCTTTGAAACCGGGAAAAGTGGAACCTGCCAGCGGTGGGACCGTTCGTCAGAATGTCAAGTTGCAGCAGGGAATCGGTCAGGATGAGGCGAAGCAGATTGTCAAGTTGATTAAGAACACGAAATTGAAGGTGCAGGCCTCAATTCAAGGCGAACAGGTTCGCGTCAGCGGCAAAAGCAGGGATGATCTGCAAAGTGTCATTCAGACACTGAAAGGAGCAG